Proteins encoded within one genomic window of Thioploca ingrica:
- a CDS encoding large exoprotein containing haemagglutination activity domain: MKYRLIGTLISLMLSSPIQAEITLDGSLGPRLELTGPTYRIPAELGQQYESNLFHSFEQFNLIQGEQAIFTGPATLTNVISRVTGGEISHIDGVLSSAIPAANMYFINPAGILFGPHAQINVPGSLYLSTAHYLQLGQAGRFDAVRLENTSLTVAPPSAFGFLDNHPAPITLTGSQLILPPDNQAIKQLLQGEAIPSHTLAFVGGDISLSQSELISYGHNINLISVAAPGEVPVDQSQFTDNRLAAYGTISITDISTANRQFGNVDASGLGGGSIFIRAGQLLLDQGWIFADTWRDQNGRGITIETNNALVLQNGSRITTEVVDNYFPGQATGQAGSIAIKAGDIRLSQGSQIASSTRSLGAAGNVTLTTPGTISITGVDRTGTLALPSGIQSQTLGRGNGGQVKLAAQQIQLDNEAQINVGTANDSGQAGQLSLQTNTLEIRNGAQMTVGVGSQNNPTGTGKGGQLAITASERVLISGKSAKQPSGLFSNVFSSQGEGGQITVSAPALTLENGGTLQTATLLNGKSGHITLQVDTLKLQTGGSIQSNTIAGRGQAGDIEITAQRAIQLEGDSTGISAATDKSSFGPGGEIKITTSDLQLRHGAAITASSQGQGQAGHIALILEGNLFMENSSIRTSTERADGGNISLTTPGYLRLTNSEISTRVKAEIGNGGNMILKPQFLVLNNSRIQANAFQGKGGNIDITTTGIYNLSAEPIANVITASSQLGIDGEITIHSPENDATEGLITLPTPFIDASALLHPGCQIQDVGELSTFNYRTDREGMPITPDSFQE; encoded by the coding sequence ATGAAATACCGATTGATTGGCACCCTGATTTCCTTGATGCTCAGTTCACCTATCCAAGCAGAAATCACCTTGGATGGGAGTCTTGGTCCGCGTTTGGAATTAACCGGCCCAACTTATCGTATTCCGGCTGAACTGGGTCAACAGTATGAAAGTAATTTGTTTCATAGTTTTGAACAATTCAATTTGATTCAAGGTGAACAAGCTATTTTTACCGGCCCAGCCACGTTAACCAACGTGATTAGCCGCGTTACTGGCGGAGAAATTTCTCATATCGATGGCGTACTGAGTTCTGCCATACCCGCCGCAAATATGTATTTTATTAATCCGGCCGGCATTTTATTTGGTCCCCATGCACAAATCAATGTCCCGGGTTCGCTTTACCTCAGCACTGCTCATTATCTGCAACTGGGTCAAGCCGGTCGCTTTGATGCGGTTCGTTTAGAAAATACCTCACTGACGGTGGCACCCCCTTCCGCATTTGGCTTTTTAGATAATCATCCAGCACCGATTACTTTAACGGGTAGCCAACTCATCCTACCACCCGATAATCAAGCCATCAAACAACTCCTGCAAGGAGAAGCCATACCGTCTCATACTTTAGCTTTCGTCGGTGGCGATATTAGCCTTAGCCAAAGCGAATTAATCAGTTATGGTCATAACATCAATTTAATTAGCGTAGCGGCACCCGGAGAAGTTCCAGTCGATCAGAGTCAATTTACTGACAATCGCTTGGCGGCTTACGGTACAATAAGCATTACCGATATCAGTACAGCTAATCGACAATTCGGTAATGTTGATGCCAGTGGCTTAGGCGGTGGTTCGATATTTATTCGGGCGGGACAATTATTATTAGATCAAGGCTGGATTTTTGCCGATACCTGGCGGGATCAAAACGGACGGGGTATTACCATTGAGACCAATAATGCTCTTGTACTGCAAAATGGTTCTCGAATTACTACAGAAGTTGTTGACAATTATTTTCCCGGTCAAGCCACTGGTCAAGCTGGTTCTATTGCGATTAAAGCCGGTGATATTCGCCTGAGTCAGGGTTCACAGATTGCCAGTTCCACTCGTAGTTTGGGAGCAGCCGGTAACGTTACCTTGACCACTCCAGGAACGATATCAATCACCGGAGTTGATCGAACTGGAACACTCGCATTACCCAGTGGGATTCAAAGCCAAACTTTAGGTCGAGGTAACGGTGGACAAGTTAAGCTAGCCGCGCAACAAATCCAGCTAGATAATGAAGCGCAAATTAATGTGGGTACCGCTAATGACAGCGGGCAAGCCGGACAATTATCTTTGCAAACCAATACTTTAGAAATACGCAATGGTGCTCAAATGACTGTTGGTGTGGGTAGTCAAAACAATCCAACGGGGACTGGCAAAGGCGGTCAGCTCGCCATCACCGCTTCGGAACGCGTGTTGATTAGCGGCAAATCAGCAAAACAACCCAGTGGTTTATTCAGCAATGTGTTCTCTTCCCAAGGAGAAGGGGGGCAAATAACCGTCTCGGCACCCGCCTTAACCTTGGAAAATGGTGGCACTTTACAAACAGCTACACTCTTGAATGGTAAATCGGGTCATATTACGCTGCAAGTTGATACGTTGAAATTACAAACCGGCGGTAGCATTCAGAGCAATACCATCGCCGGTCGTGGTCAAGCCGGTGATATCGAAATCACTGCTCAGCGAGCGATTCAGTTAGAAGGTGACTCAACCGGTATTAGTGCCGCTACTGATAAATCCAGTTTTGGTCCAGGCGGTGAAATTAAAATCACTACCTCCGATTTGCAATTGCGTCACGGCGCCGCTATCACCGCTAGCAGTCAAGGTCAAGGTCAAGCCGGTCATATCGCTTTGATCTTAGAAGGGAACTTATTCATGGAAAATAGCTCAATCCGAACTTCAACAGAACGTGCTGATGGCGGTAATATCAGCCTGACCACCCCGGGTTACTTGCGTTTAACTAACAGTGAAATCAGTACTCGTGTTAAAGCCGAAATCGGTAACGGCGGCAATATGATTTTAAAACCGCAATTCCTGGTCTTAAATAACAGTCGAATTCAAGCCAATGCTTTTCAGGGCAAAGGCGGTAACATTGATATTACAACCACGGGCATTTATAACCTTTCCGCTGAACCGATTGCCAACGTGATCACCGCTTCGTCACAATTAGGTATCGATGGCGAAATCACGATTCATTCACCCGAAAATGATGCCACTGAAGGGCTTATCACACTACCAACGCCGTTTATAGATGCCTCCGCCTTACTACACCCTGGTTGTCAAATACAAGATGTTGGCGAACTCAGTACCTTCAACTATCGTACCGACCGTGAAGGTATGCCCATAACTCCCGATAGCTTTCAAGAATAA
- a CDS encoding dihydroorotase produces the protein MTTLSIIGGRVVDPAAHLDLITDLHIATGKIIAVGKPPSDFKAERQIDAQQKIVCPGLVDLSVRLREPGAEHKGTIITETRAAASSGITTVCCPPDTNPVIDIPAVAELLQQRAAHSGMAKVLPLAALTRGLAGEQLAEMGDLKEAGCVAVSNVLPIVNTEVLRYALEYAANCELTVFIHPREPWLGVHGCAHEGAVSTRLGLSGIPETTETIEVARHLLLIEATGVRAHFCRLSTARAVEMVKHAQTQGLHVTADVSAHHLFLTEMDINNYNSQCHVYPPLRTQQDKAALRTGLLQGGIDAICSDHQPHEADAKLSPFAMTAMGISGLDTLLPLCLHLAEEMSMDLITLLSYVTSKPAQILGIDAGTLAVGQAADICIFDPNDSWQLAPENMHSKGLNSPFLGWEFKGRVIYTLINGKVVYTLCE, from the coding sequence ATGACAACCCTAAGCATTATCGGTGGGCGAGTAGTCGATCCTGCTGCTCATCTCGATTTGATTACCGATCTACACATTGCAACGGGTAAAATTATTGCGGTTGGTAAACCACCCAGTGATTTTAAAGCCGAAAGGCAAATTGATGCCCAACAGAAAATCGTTTGCCCCGGCTTAGTTGATTTAAGTGTGCGCCTACGCGAACCGGGAGCGGAACATAAAGGAACTATCATTACTGAAACCCGTGCTGCTGCCAGTAGTGGTATCACCACCGTGTGTTGTCCCCCGGATACCAATCCGGTCATTGATATCCCCGCAGTAGCTGAACTGTTACAACAGCGCGCCGCTCATTCTGGAATGGCCAAAGTATTACCTTTAGCGGCATTAACTCGCGGGTTAGCCGGTGAGCAATTGGCTGAAATGGGCGATCTCAAAGAAGCGGGTTGCGTTGCCGTCAGTAATGTGCTCCCGATAGTAAATACCGAAGTATTACGCTATGCCCTGGAATATGCTGCTAATTGTGAATTGACCGTATTTATCCATCCCCGCGAACCCTGGCTAGGTGTTCATGGTTGCGCGCATGAAGGCGCGGTGAGTACCCGCTTAGGTCTCTCCGGTATTCCAGAAACGACCGAAACCATTGAAGTGGCTCGTCATCTCCTGCTAATTGAGGCGACTGGGGTACGTGCTCATTTTTGCCGATTGTCTACCGCACGTGCCGTTGAAATGGTTAAACACGCTCAAACGCAAGGGCTGCACGTCACGGCTGATGTTAGTGCTCATCATTTATTTTTAACCGAAATGGATATCAATAACTATAATAGTCAATGTCACGTCTATCCACCGCTACGCACCCAGCAAGATAAAGCCGCTTTACGAACGGGCTTGTTACAAGGTGGGATTGATGCCATTTGTTCTGATCATCAGCCGCATGAAGCTGATGCCAAACTCAGTCCATTCGCCATGACCGCTATGGGTATATCGGGGCTAGATACTTTGTTACCCCTGTGTTTACACCTAGCCGAAGAAATGTCAATGGATTTAATCACGTTATTGAGTTATGTGACTTCCAAACCAGCCCAAATTTTAGGCATAGACGCTGGTACCTTAGCAGTTGGTCAAGCCGCTGATATTTGTATCTTTGACCCGAATGACAGTTGGCAATTGGCTCCAGAAAACATGCATAGCAAAGGACTTAATTCGCCGTTTTTAGGTTGGGAATTTAAGGGTCGAGTTATCTATACACTAATTAATGGGAAAGTGGTTTACACTTTGTGTGAGTAA
- a CDS encoding aspartate carbamoyltransferase: protein MNTIQLDHQGRLKHFLGIEGLPKALLIEILDTATSLMSVTEQTVKKVPLLRGKTIVNLFFEPSTRTRTTFELAAKRLSADVLNFNINTSSSSKGETLIDMLRNLEAMHCDLFVVRHAAGGAAHFMAQHVAPHISIINAGDGRHEHPTQAMLDMYTIRQYKGDFSPLRVAIVGDILHSRVARSNIHALMTLGVAEVRVIGPNTLIPKGIATLGVKVFNRLKEGLRNVDVILMLRLQRERMQAALIPSVHEYFQYYGLTEAILETTHSDAIVMHPGPINRGVEIDSSVANGERSVILQQVSNGIAIRMAVMAMTLKAIPELKDTR, encoded by the coding sequence ATGAACACTATCCAATTAGACCATCAAGGTCGTTTGAAACATTTTTTAGGCATTGAAGGTTTACCCAAAGCATTACTGATTGAAATTTTAGATACAGCTACTTCACTCATGAGTGTGACTGAACAAACCGTTAAGAAAGTCCCGCTCTTGCGCGGTAAAACCATTGTTAATTTATTTTTTGAACCCAGTACGCGTACCCGTACTACGTTTGAGTTGGCTGCGAAACGGTTATCGGCTGATGTGTTGAATTTTAATATTAATACTTCGTCTAGTAGCAAAGGGGAAACTTTGATTGATATGTTGCGCAATCTAGAAGCCATGCACTGTGACCTGTTTGTCGTTCGTCATGCCGCTGGCGGTGCCGCGCACTTTATGGCACAACATGTTGCACCCCATATTAGCATTATTAACGCCGGTGATGGTCGACATGAACATCCTACCCAAGCGATGCTGGATATGTATACCATTCGCCAGTACAAAGGTGATTTTTCCCCCTTGCGAGTAGCGATTGTGGGCGATATTTTACACTCACGCGTGGCGCGTTCTAACATTCATGCGTTAATGACTTTAGGGGTGGCGGAAGTGCGGGTAATTGGGCCTAACACTTTGATTCCAAAAGGAATAGCTACATTGGGTGTTAAAGTCTTTAATCGGTTAAAAGAGGGATTGCGCAATGTGGATGTCATTCTGATGCTACGGTTACAACGCGAACGAATGCAGGCTGCACTCATCCCCAGTGTCCATGAATACTTTCAATATTATGGACTGACCGAAGCAATCTTAGAAACCACTCACTCCGATGCGATTGTCATGCATCCCGGACCGATTAATCGCGGCGTTGAAATTGACTCCTCAGTCGCTAACGGTGAACGGTCGGTGATTTTACAACAAGTGAGCAATGGCATTGCTATTCGGATGGCGGTGATGGCAATGACCTTAAAGGCGATTCCTGAACTAAAGGATACCCGTTAA
- a CDS encoding uracil phosphoribosyltransferase, translating into MSINHLDMLLHSVANSLNQYLKKHQRDNVLMVGIHTGGVWVAKQLHTLLNLPQPLGQLEIAFYRDDFSRIGLHPHVKPSRLPLEVDDRHIVLVDDVLHTGRTVRAALNELFDYGRPASVTLVVLIERNGRELPIQPDVVGYSLHLEPGKHVKLCGPEPLSLEIRTLA; encoded by the coding sequence ATGTCTATAAATCATCTCGATATGTTGTTACATAGCGTAGCAAATTCTTTAAATCAATACTTAAAAAAACACCAGCGTGATAATGTCCTGATGGTGGGAATACATACTGGCGGTGTATGGGTCGCTAAACAGCTGCATACGTTATTAAATTTGCCGCAACCACTCGGGCAGTTAGAAATTGCCTTTTACCGAGATGATTTTAGTCGCATTGGGCTACATCCCCATGTTAAACCTTCTCGCCTACCCTTAGAGGTGGATGATCGTCATATTGTTTTAGTCGATGATGTGTTGCATACCGGCCGCACGGTACGAGCCGCTCTCAATGAACTGTTTGATTATGGTCGACCGGCGAGTGTTACCCTCGTGGTTTTAATCGAACGTAATGGGCGTGAACTTCCTATTCAGCCAGATGTAGTCGGTTATTCACTGCATTTGGAACCGGGCAAGCATGTTAAACTCTGTGGACCTGAGCCTTTATCTTTAGAAATTCGTACGCTGGCATGA
- a CDS encoding RNAse H-fold protein YqgF gives MGFDYGTKRIGIAIGQTITATAHPLTIVTVKNQQPDWLHLQTLVQEWQPHALVVGIPLHANGSINVIAIAVQHFTQQLETRYQLPVYTINETLSSVAAAEKISAPVRLTTEKASHHTLRSRHSKKKNHRKGKGLDAVAAQIILETWFTECL, from the coding sequence ATGGGATTTGACTATGGTACCAAACGAATTGGCATTGCGATTGGGCAAACGATAACGGCTACGGCTCACCCTTTAACGATAGTAACGGTTAAAAATCAACAACCGGATTGGCTACATCTTCAAACCTTAGTTCAAGAGTGGCAACCGCATGCTTTAGTGGTGGGTATACCCCTCCATGCCAATGGTTCAATCAATGTCATCGCCATAGCGGTTCAGCATTTTACTCAGCAATTAGAAACGCGTTATCAATTACCGGTTTATACCATTAACGAAACCCTATCATCCGTCGCCGCTGCGGAAAAAATTTCTGCCCCGGTTCGGTTAACTACCGAAAAGGCATCTCACCACACTTTAAGATCAAGACATTCCAAGAAGAAAAATCATCGGAAAGGAAAAGGTTTAGATGCGGTGGCTGCCCAAATTATTTTAGAAACGTGGTTTACGGAATGTCTATAA
- a CDS encoding putative transcriptional regulator gives MLLEPTNLTNHFLIAMPNLWDPHFFHTVTYVCVHNDEGAMGIVINRPLNVDLGDVLEHMDIEATDPFANRLPVFEGGPVQRERGFVIHQPAGRWDAMLTISEDLGITTSRDILNAIADGRGPKKVLIALGYAGWGAGQLEQEMAENAWLSTPADNHIIFNIPPEQRWQAAASRLGVDLTLLSSEAGHG, from the coding sequence ATGTTGTTAGAACCTACTAATTTAACTAATCATTTTTTAATTGCTATGCCTAATTTGTGGGATCCGCATTTTTTCCACACGGTCACTTATGTTTGTGTACACAATGATGAAGGTGCGATGGGGATAGTGATTAATCGTCCTCTAAACGTGGATCTTGGTGATGTACTTGAACATATGGACATTGAAGCCACCGATCCTTTTGCTAATCGGCTGCCCGTGTTTGAAGGTGGACCGGTGCAACGCGAACGCGGTTTTGTTATTCATCAACCGGCGGGAAGATGGGATGCGATGTTGACTATCAGTGAAGATTTAGGAATTACCACTTCTCGAGATATCCTTAATGCTATTGCTGATGGCCGAGGACCAAAAAAAGTATTGATTGCCCTAGGTTATGCGGGTTGGGGTGCTGGACAACTAGAGCAAGAAATGGCTGAGAACGCTTGGCTCAGTACTCCAGCAGATAACCACATTATTTTCAATATCCCACCCGAACAGCGTTGGCAAGCAGCGGCGTCTCGTCTGGGCGTGGATTTAACTTTACTTTCAAGTGAAGCGGGGCATGGCTAA
- a CDS encoding TonB family protein yields MNVDLIYIDPGTERFAIALLMATVVHLVIIYEVSFIPLKPAKILNNSMEIILVQTRTNKPPQQADYLAQANQIGGGEIPQQERPSTPFIAPFPEINPNEVVTPMPPQVATPAEESQVEKLATLHPASQQVESWQPVDATEGPPEQGSDSQTTLNEYIAENTLLINEQSAKLASIQAELSKKFNSYTKRLRSKWIHANTKEDKYVNYMVAWRQKVEEVGNANYPDKARQQKLSGSLVLDVALNPNGTIRKVTIVKPSPYPILDEAALRIVHLAAPFDPFPEEIRQETDVLHITRTWEFRYNSLTSR; encoded by the coding sequence ATGAATGTGGACCTGATCTATATTGATCCTGGCACTGAACGCTTTGCTATCGCTTTGTTAATGGCTACCGTGGTACATTTAGTGATTATCTATGAAGTCAGTTTCATACCACTGAAGCCCGCTAAAATATTGAATAATTCTATGGAAATCATTTTGGTACAAACGCGTACTAATAAACCACCTCAGCAAGCAGATTATTTAGCACAGGCTAATCAAATCGGTGGTGGTGAAATCCCACAACAAGAACGTCCGAGTACCCCTTTCATCGCGCCCTTTCCAGAAATTAATCCGAATGAGGTGGTGACCCCCATGCCACCGCAAGTGGCTACACCTGCTGAAGAATCTCAAGTGGAAAAATTGGCTACGCTGCATCCGGCTTCACAACAAGTAGAATCATGGCAACCGGTTGATGCTACCGAAGGCCCCCCAGAACAAGGCAGTGATTCACAAACGACTTTAAATGAATATATTGCCGAAAACACTTTGTTAATCAATGAACAATCCGCAAAATTAGCTAGTATTCAAGCGGAATTGAGTAAAAAATTTAATTCTTATACTAAACGGTTGCGAAGTAAATGGATCCATGCGAATACTAAAGAAGATAAATATGTGAATTATATGGTAGCGTGGCGACAAAAAGTGGAAGAAGTGGGCAATGCCAATTATCCGGATAAAGCCCGGCAACAAAAATTATCCGGCAGTTTGGTGTTAGATGTCGCCTTGAATCCAAATGGCACGATCCGCAAAGTCACTATTGTCAAACCCTCTCCTTATCCTATCTTAGATGAAGCCGCGTTACGTATCGTGCATTTGGCTGCCCCGTTTGATCCTTTTCCAGAAGAAATTCGTCAAGAAACCGATGTATTGCATATTACTCGAACGTGGGAATTTCGTTACAATAGTTTAACCAGTCGATAA
- a CDS encoding secreted protein, which produces MTVPQQQSLDKQHFKETVTINDFAAEKVIIFSTINGVQPQLGTHEVVGDDNFLRGFLDKQSNKKVYQVYNVIYYAQSGSQSGWKQFKQARYQTKVGQELVAAEVIKKQEDCAALPRYGQCLYSEQVIFELDDNQVRDLAKSYSTSNDPNWQYELIPTSGARYPDKLLLAEIAGLVDKMDEYVISQQPTWPTLGAKNSRLLELLSSPESLVIPPRAVAILPVLNK; this is translated from the coding sequence ATGACGGTACCTCAACAACAATCCCTAGATAAACAACACTTTAAAGAAACAGTAACCATTAATGATTTTGCTGCTGAAAAAGTCATTATTTTTTCTACTATTAATGGGGTTCAACCACAACTGGGAACTCATGAAGTCGTTGGCGATGATAATTTTCTGCGTGGGTTTCTGGATAAGCAGAGTAACAAAAAAGTTTATCAAGTTTACAATGTGATTTATTATGCTCAGTCTGGTAGTCAGTCCGGCTGGAAACAGTTTAAGCAAGCCCGTTATCAAACTAAAGTGGGTCAAGAATTAGTGGCTGCTGAAGTTATAAAAAAACAAGAGGATTGCGCTGCTTTACCGCGCTATGGACAATGTCTTTATAGTGAGCAGGTGATTTTTGAGCTTGATGATAATCAAGTGAGAGACTTAGCAAAATCTTATTCCACCTCAAATGATCCCAATTGGCAATACGAACTTATCCCCACTTCCGGCGCCCGTTATCCCGATAAGTTGTTACTAGCCGAAATAGCCGGTTTAGTAGATAAAATGGACGAATATGTTATTTCTCAACAACCTACTTGGCCAACATTAGGTGCCAAAAACAGTCGCTTACTTGAACTGTTATCCTCACCGGAATCGCTGGTTATCCCACCACGAGCAGTGGCAATATTACCCGTGCTCAATAAGTAA